A single window of Pungitius pungitius chromosome 20, fPunPun2.1, whole genome shotgun sequence DNA harbors:
- the LOC119195000 gene encoding dihydrolipoyllysine-residue succinyltransferase component of 2-oxoglutarate dehydrogenase complex, mitochondrial-like translates to MLSRSRCAYRTLGRSLSAASQANNVLCRQSVSGLNVGSQLVYRNSPPCEFGSSANVPHIRYFKTSTVHREDVVTVKTPAFAESVSEGDVRWDKAVGDSVTEDEVVCEIETDKTSVQVPAPAAGVIEELLVPDGGKVEAGTPLFKLRKGAVSAKAAPSPAAEAPAAAPPPPPPPSAPAAGPPVAPQAAQAQRVSAIQPAAAAPAAAPLTSAGRGEHRVKMNRMRLRIAQRLKEAQTTCAMLTTFNEVDMSNIQEMRTIHKDAFLKKHSTKLGFMSAFVRAAAHALTEQPAVNAVIDDSTKEIVYRDYVDISVAVATPKGLVVPVIRNVETMNFADIEKTINALGEKARNNELAVEDMDGGTFTISNGGVFGSMFGTPIINPPQSAILGMHGIFDRPVAIGGKVEIRPMMYVALTYDHRLVDGREAVTFLRKIKAVVEDPRVLLLDM, encoded by the exons ATGTTATCGCGATCCAGGTGTGCGTACCGGACGCTCGGTCGTTCACTGTCAGCGGCGAGCCAG GCAAATAACGTGCTGTGCCGACAAAGTGTTTCGG gcCTCAATGTCGGCAGCCAGCTAGTTTACAGGAATTCTCCACC ATGTGAATTTGGATCCTCAGCAAATGTCCCCCACATAAGATACTTCAAGACATCTACTGTCCACA GGGAGGATGTCGTCACAGTCAAAACGCCTGCTTTTGCAGAATCCGTTTCAGAGGGTGATGTGAGGTGGGACAAAG CCGTAGGCGACTCAGTGACTGAAGATGAAGTGGTGTGTGAAATCGAGACTGACAAG ACGTCTGTACAAGTCCCCGCTCCAGCAGCTGGTGTAATCGAAGAACTGTTGGTGCCCGATGGAGGAAAGGTGGAAGCAGGGACGCCCCTCTTCAAACTCCGCAAAGGAG CTGTTTCTGCCAAAGCTGCTCCGTCACCAGCAGCAGAGGCACCGGCGgccgctcctccacctccacctccaccttcagCACCCGCCGCAGGGCCTCCAGTGGCGCCGCAGGCTGCACAAGCCCAACGGG TTTCCGCCATCCAGCCCGCAGctgcagctccggcagcggctCCTCTGACATCAGCGGGAAGAGGAGAACACCGG GTGAAGATGAACCGCATGAGGCTGAGGATCGCCCAGAGGCTAAAGGAGGCTCAGACCACCTGCGCCATGTTGACCACCTTCAACGAGGTGGACATGAG CAACATTCAGGAAATGAGGACAATCCATAAAGATGCTTTCTTAAAGAAGCACAGCACCAAACTGGGTTTCATGTCAGCATTCGTGAGGGCTGCTGCTCACGCTCTGACCGAACAACCCGCTGTCAACGCCG TTATTGATGATTCAACCAAAGAGATTGTCTACAGGGATTATGTAGACATTAGCGTTGCTGTGGCAACTCCTAAG ggTCTTGTTGTCCCGGTGATCCGTAACGTTGAGACCATGAACTTTGCTGACATTGAGAAAACCATCAACGCATTGGgagaaaag GCTCGTAACAACGAGCTCGCTGTTGAAGATATGGACGGAGGCACCTTCACCATCAGCAACGGGGGCGTGTTTGGCTCCATGTTCGGCACACCCATCATCAACCCCCCGCAGTCCGCCATCCTGGGCATGCACGGCATCTTCGACCGGCCCGTGGCCATCGGCGGCAAG GTTGAGATCCGGCCCATGATGTACGTGGCGCTGACGTACGACCACCGACTGGTCGACGGCAGAGAAGCGGTCACTTTCCTTCGCAAGATCAAGGCGGTGGTGGAAGATCCCCGCGTGCTGCTCCTGGACATGTGA